A single Corallococcus exiguus DNA region contains:
- a CDS encoding phosphotransferase family protein has protein sequence MTAPVSIPLDEGKAVRSGEALDVPAVDAWLKAQVPSLQGTPEVTQYTGGASNWTYRLKYENRDLILRRPPSGTKAKSAHDMSREYTVQQALKPVYPVVPTMVGLCQDPAVLGAEFYVMDRIPGLIPRKHLPKGLDLDKARTRQLCLNVVDQLIALHGVDAQAVGLQSLGKGPGYPQRQISGWSDRYEKARTWNVPRMKHTREWLAAHVPPDIKTCVIHNDWRFDNVVLKPEDPTQVIGVLDWEMATLGDPLMDLGNTLAYWVQADDDAFLRMTRRQPTDLPGMLTREEVVAYYLERTGLKPANWTFYEVYGVFRLAVIAQQIYYRYHHKQTRNPAFKNYWLIVNYLAYRCRQLIKKAGG, from the coding sequence ATGACGGCTCCGGTCTCCATCCCGCTGGACGAGGGCAAGGCCGTGCGCTCCGGCGAGGCGCTGGACGTGCCCGCGGTGGACGCGTGGCTGAAGGCCCAGGTGCCTTCGCTCCAGGGCACGCCGGAGGTGACGCAATACACGGGCGGCGCCTCCAACTGGACCTACCGGCTCAAGTACGAGAACCGCGACCTCATCCTGCGCAGGCCGCCCTCGGGCACCAAGGCGAAGTCCGCGCACGACATGTCGCGCGAGTACACGGTGCAGCAGGCGCTCAAGCCCGTGTACCCGGTGGTGCCCACCATGGTGGGGCTGTGCCAGGACCCGGCCGTGCTGGGCGCGGAGTTCTATGTGATGGACCGCATCCCCGGTCTCATCCCGCGCAAGCACCTGCCCAAGGGGCTGGACCTGGACAAGGCCCGCACGCGCCAGCTGTGCCTCAACGTGGTGGATCAGCTCATCGCGCTGCACGGCGTGGACGCGCAGGCGGTGGGCCTCCAGTCGCTGGGCAAGGGGCCGGGCTATCCGCAGCGGCAGATCTCCGGCTGGTCCGACCGCTACGAGAAGGCGCGCACCTGGAACGTGCCCCGCATGAAACACACGCGCGAGTGGCTGGCCGCGCACGTGCCGCCGGACATCAAGACGTGCGTCATCCACAACGACTGGCGCTTCGACAACGTGGTGCTCAAGCCGGAGGACCCCACGCAGGTCATCGGGGTGCTGGACTGGGAGATGGCCACGCTGGGCGACCCGCTGATGGACCTGGGCAACACGCTGGCCTACTGGGTCCAGGCGGATGACGACGCCTTCCTGCGCATGACGCGAAGGCAGCCCACGGACCTGCCCGGCATGCTCACGCGCGAGGAGGTGGTGGCGTACTACCTGGAGCGCACCGGCCTGAAGCCCGCCAACTGGACCTTCTACGAGGTCTACGGCGTGTTCCGGCTCGCGGTCATCGCGCAGCAGATCTACTACCGCTACCACCACAAGCAGACGCGCAACCCGGCGTTCAAGAACTACTGGCTCATCGTCAACTACCTGGCCTACCGCTGCCGGCAGCTCATCAAGAAGGCGGGGGGCTGA
- a CDS encoding histidine phosphatase family protein, giving the protein MGALYLIRHGQASFGAKDYDKLSDVGVQQARVLGEALRTRLPKVDAVVTGTMLRHRETADACLQALGQPVEPVRTPGFNEFDHEEVVHRHTPRYADFAVLREELATMKDPRRAYQDLFTQAVGRWVAGGHDSEYRESWSAFKARCLEALAALVASLGPSRTALVFTSGGPITAISQDLLGIPDEHAFRTNWTLANCGITKVIYSERGRYLSTLNEHGHFEGEHRALITYR; this is encoded by the coding sequence ATGGGCGCGCTCTACCTCATCCGCCACGGTCAGGCGTCCTTCGGCGCGAAGGACTACGACAAGCTGTCGGACGTGGGCGTGCAGCAGGCGCGCGTCCTGGGCGAAGCGCTGCGCACGCGGCTGCCGAAGGTGGACGCCGTGGTGACGGGCACGATGCTGCGCCACCGCGAGACGGCGGACGCGTGCCTCCAGGCGCTGGGCCAGCCGGTGGAGCCCGTGCGGACACCCGGGTTCAACGAGTTCGACCACGAGGAGGTCGTGCACCGGCACACGCCGCGCTACGCGGACTTCGCCGTGCTGCGCGAGGAACTGGCCACGATGAAGGACCCGCGCCGCGCGTACCAGGACCTGTTCACCCAGGCCGTGGGGCGCTGGGTCGCGGGCGGACACGACAGTGAGTACCGGGAGTCGTGGAGCGCGTTCAAGGCGCGCTGCCTGGAGGCGCTGGCGGCGCTGGTGGCTTCGCTGGGGCCCTCCAGGACGGCGCTGGTGTTCACTTCCGGCGGCCCCATCACGGCCATCAGCCAGGACCTGCTGGGCATCCCGGACGAGCACGCGTTCCGGACGAACTGGACGCTGGCGAACTGTGGAATCACGAAGGTCATCTACAGCGAGCGGGGCCGGTATCTGTCCACTCTCAATGAGCATGGACACTTCGAGGGCGAACACCGCGCGCTCATCACCTACCGCTGA
- a CDS encoding LamB/YcsF family protein: MTRCLLNIDLGELPGEDEQLYALAHLANIACGGHAGDAASMRRALELCERHGTLAGAHPSYADRENFGRKALDVAPKVLRAQVAEQCGQLATLARERGVLVRHAKPHGALYHAANKSPELARAVVDGVVEALGTDVTFVGPGTGALRDAARAAGLGYAREGFADRGTLPDGSLIPRGQPGAVLTDVAQARENTVRLATGGTVDTLCVHGDTPGAVVLAREVRAMLDALEQPPEPLGDSALRLVLPEAVDRGLARAALSALPGVRDAVITESHACVYFDPETPPESPALVLTRLRVAPVTHVEHPLIRIHVRYDGEDLAKVAEHAGLSVEEVVRRHTAREYRVRCVGFLPGFAYLGDVDPTIACPRLPVPRTRVPALAVGIAGKRTGVYPFASPGGWNLVGTALDFTAFDPKRGTELQLGARVRFERVET, encoded by the coding sequence ATGACGCGGTGCCTGCTCAACATCGACCTGGGGGAGCTGCCCGGGGAGGACGAACAGCTCTACGCGCTCGCGCACCTGGCGAACATCGCCTGCGGAGGCCACGCGGGGGATGCGGCGTCCATGCGGCGGGCGCTGGAGCTGTGCGAGCGCCACGGCACGCTGGCGGGCGCGCATCCGTCCTACGCGGACCGGGAGAACTTCGGGCGCAAGGCGCTGGACGTGGCACCGAAGGTGCTGCGCGCGCAGGTGGCGGAGCAGTGCGGACAGCTGGCCACGCTGGCCCGCGAGCGCGGAGTGCTGGTGCGGCATGCGAAGCCGCATGGAGCGCTGTACCACGCGGCCAACAAGTCCCCGGAGCTGGCGCGCGCGGTGGTGGACGGCGTGGTGGAGGCCCTGGGGACGGACGTCACGTTCGTGGGGCCCGGCACTGGAGCGTTGAGGGACGCGGCGCGGGCGGCGGGGCTCGGGTATGCGCGCGAGGGCTTCGCGGATCGGGGCACGTTGCCGGACGGTTCATTGATTCCACGAGGCCAGCCCGGCGCGGTGCTGACGGACGTGGCTCAGGCGCGCGAGAACACGGTGCGGCTGGCCACGGGCGGCACGGTGGACACGCTGTGCGTGCACGGCGACACGCCGGGCGCGGTGGTGCTGGCCCGCGAGGTGCGCGCGATGCTGGACGCGCTGGAGCAGCCACCGGAGCCGCTGGGAGACAGCGCGCTGCGGCTGGTGTTGCCGGAGGCCGTGGACCGGGGCCTGGCGCGCGCAGCCCTGTCCGCGCTGCCGGGCGTGCGAGACGCGGTCATCACCGAGTCCCACGCCTGCGTGTACTTCGACCCGGAGACACCGCCTGAGTCTCCGGCGCTCGTGCTGACGAGGCTGCGCGTGGCACCGGTCACGCACGTGGAGCATCCGCTCATCCGAATCCACGTGCGCTACGACGGCGAGGACCTGGCGAAGGTGGCCGAACACGCGGGCCTGTCCGTGGAGGAAGTGGTGCGGCGGCACACGGCCCGCGAGTACAGGGTGCGCTGCGTGGGCTTCCTGCCGGGCTTCGCGTACCTGGGGGATGTGGATCCGACCATCGCGTGTCCCCGCCTGCCGGTGCCGCGCACGCGGGTGCCAGCGCTCGCGGTGGGCATCGCCGGGAAGCGCACGGGCGTGTATCCGTTCGCGTCGCCTGGAGGCTGGAACCTCGTGGGCACCGCGCTGGACTTCACCGCGTTCGACCCCAAGCGAGGCACGGAACTCCAGCTGGGAGCCCGCGTGCGCTTCGAGCGGGTGGAGACATGA
- a CDS encoding 5-oxoprolinase subunit C family protein, with product MSACIEIVGLGAPATVQDGGRPGVMHHGVPPGGAWVPELLIAANRAVGNAPGAAALEAFGRLELRARGRDVRVSVDGEAPNVLADGDTLTLPAPTRHSVHYVAVDGALAVPEVLGGQGTLWVARLGGWEGRPLRTGDRLPLGPPATPIAAPSEADLSRLTEALDPSAPLRVLLGPDASRFSDAAVALLLGSTFAVSPSSDRVGQRLDGPPVPHGDEGGGTCRPMVRGAIQVTLSGTPIVMGPDHPTTGGYPLIAAVIRADWGRLGARRPGAPVRFQAVTLEVARDAWRTHPARPTGATSDPSRPILGA from the coding sequence ATGAGCGCCTGTATCGAAATCGTCGGCCTGGGCGCCCCCGCCACCGTGCAGGACGGTGGACGGCCCGGCGTCATGCACCACGGCGTGCCGCCCGGCGGCGCGTGGGTGCCGGAGCTGCTCATCGCGGCGAACCGCGCGGTGGGCAATGCACCTGGAGCCGCGGCGCTGGAAGCCTTCGGCAGGCTGGAGCTGCGCGCCCGAGGCCGCGACGTGCGCGTGTCCGTGGATGGCGAAGCCCCCAACGTCCTCGCGGACGGCGACACGCTCACCCTGCCCGCGCCCACACGGCACTCCGTGCATTACGTGGCCGTGGACGGCGCGCTCGCCGTGCCCGAAGTCCTTGGCGGCCAGGGCACGCTGTGGGTGGCCCGCCTGGGTGGCTGGGAAGGCCGTCCCCTGCGCACCGGCGACCGGCTCCCGCTGGGCCCTCCCGCCACGCCGATTGCCGCTCCTTCCGAGGCCGACCTGTCACGTCTCACGGAGGCCCTGGACCCTTCCGCCCCGCTGCGCGTGCTCCTGGGCCCGGATGCGTCCCGCTTCAGCGACGCGGCCGTGGCGCTGCTCCTGGGCAGCACCTTCGCCGTGTCGCCCTCCAGCGACCGCGTGGGGCAGCGGCTGGACGGACCTCCCGTGCCCCACGGCGACGAGGGCGGGGGCACCTGCCGCCCCATGGTGCGCGGCGCCATCCAGGTCACGCTCTCCGGCACGCCCATCGTGATGGGCCCGGACCACCCCACCACCGGGGGCTACCCGCTCATCGCCGCGGTCATCCGCGCGGACTGGGGCCGCCTGGGGGCTCGCCGTCCAGGCGCCCCGGTGCGCTTCCAGGCCGTGACCCTGGAGGTCGCTCGCGACGCCTGGAGGACCCACCCCGCCCGGCCCACCGGGGCAACTTCAGACCCGTCCCGGCCGATACTGGGGGCATGA
- a CDS encoding sigma 54-interacting transcriptional regulator: protein MRPPSFVDVSTVNVPERDADVPATRRVPALTLAVHPRVDRVGERALLSSAPGEAQALSRTEPLFHRPGQSGGRPLEDSFVSRKAVRLQVTPEGGVRVEPGEGSRLRVAELVLTGPWEFSAEEVATGVPLELAGRVVLLLHAASPGEEGGDTLGMVGASAGLQRVRAQISRVADLSVPVLIRGETGSGKELIARALHQASPRRQQPFVSVNLGAIPRELAASELFGARRGAFTGSVRDQDGFFQAAHGGTLFLDEVGEASPEVQVMLLRVLETGEVYRVGERVPLAVDVRLVAATDALLEQQIQEGRFKAPLLHRLAGFSLSVPPLRERREDLGLLLHHFAREEREAMGEPWPPSSGEPWLPPALAVRLLRHDWPGNIRQLRNVVRQFVIGSRGQSHPQLDAQLDAELPSITRTPMGRPAGKQATEGPAPASPPLRRRPSEIPEAELLTALREGDWDFQAAADRLGIHRTSIYHLIERSPGLRTAGTLGAEELARVHAATGGRLDAMVRTLEVSKRALARRLKELGLDVRED, encoded by the coding sequence ATGCGACCGCCATCCTTTGTCGATGTCTCCACGGTCAACGTGCCGGAGCGTGACGCCGACGTGCCAGCCACCCGGCGCGTCCCCGCGCTGACGCTCGCGGTCCACCCACGGGTGGACCGTGTGGGTGAGCGCGCGCTCCTGTCCTCCGCGCCCGGCGAAGCGCAGGCCCTCTCCCGCACGGAGCCCCTCTTCCATCGCCCAGGCCAGTCAGGAGGGCGCCCGCTGGAGGATTCCTTCGTGAGCCGCAAGGCCGTGCGCCTCCAGGTCACCCCGGAAGGAGGGGTGCGCGTGGAGCCAGGCGAGGGCAGCCGGTTGCGGGTGGCGGAGCTGGTGCTGACGGGCCCCTGGGAGTTCTCCGCCGAGGAGGTCGCCACCGGCGTGCCGCTGGAGCTGGCGGGGCGGGTGGTGCTCCTGCTGCATGCGGCCTCGCCCGGAGAGGAGGGGGGCGACACGCTGGGCATGGTGGGCGCGAGCGCGGGCCTTCAACGCGTGCGCGCCCAGATTTCCCGGGTGGCGGACCTGAGCGTGCCCGTGCTCATCCGGGGCGAGACGGGCTCTGGCAAGGAGCTCATCGCCCGCGCCCTCCACCAGGCGAGCCCGCGCCGCCAGCAGCCGTTCGTGAGCGTGAACCTGGGCGCCATCCCTCGGGAGCTGGCCGCCTCGGAGCTCTTCGGCGCGCGCCGGGGTGCCTTCACCGGCTCCGTGCGGGACCAGGACGGCTTCTTCCAGGCGGCCCACGGCGGAACGCTGTTCCTCGACGAGGTGGGTGAGGCCTCCCCCGAGGTGCAGGTGATGTTGCTGCGCGTGCTGGAGACGGGGGAGGTGTACCGCGTGGGCGAGCGCGTACCGCTGGCCGTGGACGTGCGGCTCGTGGCCGCGACGGACGCCCTGCTGGAGCAGCAGATTCAAGAGGGCCGCTTCAAGGCGCCACTGCTCCACCGGCTCGCGGGCTTCTCCCTGAGCGTGCCGCCCCTGCGCGAGCGGCGCGAGGACCTGGGCCTGCTCCTCCACCATTTCGCGCGCGAGGAACGGGAGGCCATGGGCGAGCCGTGGCCCCCGTCATCCGGGGAGCCCTGGCTGCCCCCGGCGCTCGCCGTCCGCCTCCTGCGCCATGACTGGCCGGGCAACATCCGGCAGCTTCGCAACGTGGTGCGCCAGTTCGTCATTGGCAGCCGCGGCCAGTCCCACCCGCAGCTGGATGCGCAGCTCGACGCGGAGCTGCCCTCCATCACCCGCACGCCCATGGGAAGGCCTGCCGGGAAGCAGGCGACGGAGGGGCCCGCGCCAGCGTCCCCTCCCCTCCGGCGCCGGCCCTCGGAGATTCCGGAGGCGGAGCTGCTCACGGCACTGCGCGAGGGGGACTGGGACTTCCAGGCCGCCGCGGACCGGCTGGGCATCCACCGCACGTCCATCTACCACCTCATCGAGCGCAGCCCCGGCCTTCGCACGGCGGGGACGCTGGGCGCGGAGGAGCTCGCGCGGGTCCACGCCGCCACCGGGGGCAGGCTGGACGCCATGGTGCGCACGCTGGAGGTGTCCAAGCGGGCGCTCGCGCGGCGGCTCAAGGAATTGGGTTTGGATGTGCGTGAAGACTGA
- a CDS encoding serine/threonine-protein kinase, which translates to MDDTPAQLQSYEEELRIAVAEGLVSDEDAAQLADEARRRGKGPLALLYSRGRISDETLAALLPRRPAAPDLSTPSLPMPGKVTHSADPVFPLGDWERYQGLRFLGQGGMGQVFLAYDPRLRRAVALKFVKGDDPAVVHRLLNEARAQARVHHARVCPVHEVGEVQGRAFIAMQYIPGQTLGQLAGTLTVEQQVVLMRDVAQGVHAAHQAGLIHRDLKPGNILVERTPDGRLLPYVVDFGLAHDATTRGTTATGSVMGTPPYMSPEQARGEVGRLDRRADVYSLGATLYHLLTGEPPIPGANNLEVLNRIPTEEPVPPRARAPGLSADLEAIVLKCLEKDRSARYDSARALAEDLERFLADVPVRARPVGLGYRLRKKVRRHRVVVGAAAVALVAVLGAGLQVGLTRRQAVRREQLARRFTEQVERVEAQVRYTGLARLHDVREERAQLARRMEALASDIAREGPEARGPGLYALGRGALALGDAAKAREHLEAAWNEGFHEPRLAWSLALALGPLYRDALLDAENVQDPARRRTRREQVQREYRDPALAWLRRSAGAEVPSPDFVAALLAFHEERWDDALARLDAAGPLPPWFFEAPLLRGDILQARAHQRWNQGDRGAAQEDLDAGRRILAAAAATGDSLPEVHLALARLEYQALVMALYGQGDVESGAARGLEAVAHALAADPDSVPARHWEARFHNRLAEDALRRGADPEASLQRAIAAARQVLATRPADPRARKELAQALLRAARVKQGRGLEPGALLQQALEALDGIDPRARDYEVSATRGLIFRVWADADEQRGVSPAEHRARAIAAYQEALQRDDTLSDVWINLGQLHLTRASDPRSAAPDADLDEARRALEQARRLNPENFVAWFLGGTLHTELAARRRTLGGDPRPDLDTAATLFERGIAINARVAPLHNGLGIVRAEQAREAWDRGGEPFPLLDAAQAAYAKAVEVAPGQGWGQNNLGDVHAARAEWGDPRSATPEAEARAALEAYAEAAALLPGQAVPWANLARVHLQRATRALARGRSPEAPLAQAQAALDEAFRRNPEEPLAWRLQAELHGERARALAPARAEAAFARAATGFDEAFVRDSRSLEARLAFARLCLAWARSRKAAGLEAAPVLARGLEGVEALLTLHPTWAEARLLRAGLLLTQSPGLPEALRERAAALAANPHLVDHGPPPGP; encoded by the coding sequence ATGGACGACACGCCTGCCCAACTCCAGTCATACGAGGAGGAGCTGCGCATCGCGGTGGCCGAGGGGCTCGTCTCGGATGAGGACGCCGCCCAGTTGGCTGACGAAGCCCGTCGCCGCGGCAAGGGGCCGCTCGCGCTGCTCTACTCGCGCGGACGCATCTCCGACGAGACGCTCGCCGCCCTGCTGCCACGGCGACCCGCTGCTCCGGACCTTTCGACACCCTCCCTGCCCATGCCGGGCAAGGTCACGCACTCGGCGGACCCCGTGTTTCCCCTGGGAGACTGGGAGCGTTACCAGGGATTGCGCTTCCTGGGCCAGGGCGGCATGGGACAGGTGTTCCTCGCGTATGACCCGAGGCTGCGCCGCGCCGTCGCTCTCAAGTTCGTGAAGGGCGACGACCCGGCCGTGGTGCACCGGCTGCTCAACGAGGCCCGCGCACAGGCCCGGGTGCACCACGCGCGGGTGTGCCCGGTGCACGAGGTGGGCGAGGTGCAGGGCCGCGCCTTCATCGCCATGCAGTACATCCCCGGACAGACGCTGGGGCAGCTGGCCGGGACGCTCACCGTGGAGCAGCAGGTGGTGTTGATGCGCGACGTCGCGCAGGGCGTCCACGCCGCCCACCAGGCGGGCCTCATCCATCGCGACCTGAAGCCTGGCAACATCCTGGTGGAGCGCACCCCGGACGGACGCCTCCTTCCCTACGTGGTGGACTTCGGGCTCGCGCACGACGCGACCACGCGCGGCACCACCGCCACCGGCTCCGTGATGGGCACGCCCCCGTACATGTCCCCGGAGCAGGCCCGGGGCGAGGTGGGCCGGCTGGACCGGCGCGCGGACGTCTACAGCCTGGGCGCCACGCTCTACCACCTGCTGACGGGCGAGCCTCCCATCCCCGGCGCCAACAACCTGGAGGTGCTCAACCGCATCCCCACGGAGGAGCCCGTGCCGCCGCGTGCGCGGGCCCCGGGCCTGTCCGCGGACCTGGAGGCCATCGTCCTCAAGTGCCTGGAGAAGGACCGCTCCGCCCGCTACGACTCGGCGCGGGCGCTGGCGGAAGACCTGGAGCGCTTCCTCGCGGACGTGCCCGTGCGCGCGCGCCCCGTGGGCCTGGGCTACCGGCTGCGCAAGAAGGTCCGGCGGCACCGCGTCGTGGTGGGCGCCGCGGCCGTCGCGCTCGTCGCCGTGCTGGGGGCCGGACTCCAGGTGGGCCTCACCCGCAGGCAGGCCGTGCGCCGGGAGCAGCTGGCCCGCCGCTTCACCGAACAGGTGGAGCGTGTGGAGGCGCAGGTCCGTTACACCGGCCTTGCCCGGCTGCATGACGTGCGCGAGGAGCGCGCCCAGCTCGCGCGCCGCATGGAGGCCCTGGCCTCTGACATCGCGCGCGAAGGCCCGGAGGCCCGGGGCCCGGGCCTGTATGCGCTGGGCCGCGGGGCCCTGGCGTTGGGGGACGCGGCGAAGGCGCGCGAGCACCTGGAGGCGGCCTGGAACGAAGGCTTCCACGAGCCGCGCCTCGCGTGGTCGCTGGCGCTCGCGCTGGGACCGCTCTACCGCGACGCGCTCCTGGACGCGGAGAACGTCCAGGACCCCGCGCGACGGCGGACGCGCAGGGAGCAGGTCCAGCGGGAGTACCGGGACCCGGCGCTCGCGTGGCTGCGCCGGAGCGCGGGCGCGGAGGTGCCGTCCCCGGACTTCGTCGCCGCGCTGCTCGCCTTTCACGAGGAGCGGTGGGACGACGCCCTGGCGCGGCTGGACGCAGCGGGCCCGCTGCCTCCGTGGTTCTTCGAGGCGCCGCTCCTGCGCGGCGACATCCTCCAGGCGCGGGCCCACCAGCGCTGGAACCAGGGGGACCGCGGGGCCGCCCAGGAGGACCTGGACGCCGGTCGCCGCATCCTCGCCGCCGCCGCCGCGACGGGCGACAGCCTTCCGGAGGTGCACCTCGCGCTCGCCCGGCTCGAATATCAGGCCCTGGTGATGGCGCTGTACGGCCAGGGCGACGTGGAGTCCGGCGCCGCGCGCGGACTGGAGGCGGTGGCACACGCGCTCGCGGCAGACCCCGACAGCGTGCCCGCCCGGCACTGGGAGGCCCGGTTCCACAACCGGCTGGCCGAGGATGCGCTGCGCCGGGGCGCGGATCCGGAGGCGTCCCTCCAGCGCGCCATCGCCGCCGCGAGGCAGGTGCTCGCGACACGGCCTGCGGATCCACGCGCCCGCAAGGAGCTGGCCCAGGCCTTGTTGCGCGCTGCCCGGGTGAAGCAGGGGCGGGGCCTGGAGCCGGGCGCGCTGCTCCAGCAGGCCCTGGAGGCGCTCGACGGCATCGACCCGCGGGCGCGCGACTACGAGGTCTCCGCCACCCGAGGCCTCATCTTCCGGGTGTGGGCGGACGCCGACGAGCAGCGGGGTGTCTCCCCCGCGGAGCACCGGGCCCGGGCCATCGCGGCGTACCAGGAGGCCCTCCAGCGGGACGACACGCTGTCGGACGTGTGGATCAACCTGGGCCAGCTCCACCTGACACGGGCCTCGGATCCGCGCTCCGCGGCGCCAGACGCGGACCTGGACGAGGCCCGGCGTGCGCTGGAGCAGGCCCGGCGCCTCAACCCGGAGAACTTCGTGGCGTGGTTCCTGGGCGGAACGCTGCACACCGAGCTGGCGGCGCGACGGCGGACGCTGGGAGGGGACCCGCGCCCGGACCTGGACACCGCGGCCACCCTGTTCGAGCGCGGCATCGCCATCAACGCGCGCGTGGCGCCCCTGCACAACGGGCTGGGCATCGTCCGGGCGGAGCAGGCCCGCGAGGCCTGGGACCGGGGCGGGGAGCCGTTCCCCCTGCTGGACGCGGCGCAGGCCGCCTACGCGAAGGCCGTGGAGGTGGCGCCCGGTCAGGGCTGGGGGCAGAACAACCTGGGCGACGTCCACGCCGCGCGCGCGGAATGGGGCGATCCCCGGAGTGCGACGCCCGAGGCGGAGGCCCGGGCCGCCCTCGAGGCCTACGCCGAGGCCGCGGCGCTGTTGCCAGGGCAGGCCGTTCCCTGGGCCAACCTGGCGCGGGTCCACCTCCAGCGGGCCACGCGCGCGCTCGCGCGGGGACGTTCGCCGGAGGCCCCCCTGGCGCAGGCGCAGGCCGCGCTCGACGAGGCCTTCCGCCGCAACCCGGAAGAGCCCCTGGCGTGGCGCCTCCAGGCGGAGCTCCACGGCGAGCGAGCCCGGGCCCTGGCCCCCGCCCGCGCCGAGGCGGCCTTCGCGCGGGCCGCGACAGGCTTCGACGAAGCCTTCGTGCGCGACTCCCGGAGTTTGGAGGCGCGTCTGGCCTTCGCGCGGCTGTGCCTGGCGTGGGCCCGGAGCCGGAAGGCGGCGGGGCTGGAGGCCGCGCCCGTGCTGGCGCGCGGCCTGGAGGGGGTGGAGGCCCTGCTCACGCTCCACCCCACCTGGGCCGAGGCACGCCTGCTACGCGCCGGGTTGCTCCTGACGCAATCCCCGGGGCTCCCCGAAGCGCTCCGGGAGCGAGCGGCCGCGCTCGCCGCCAACCCGCACCTCGTGGATCACGGACCGCCCCCCGGCCCATGA
- a CDS encoding sigma 54-interacting transcriptional regulator yields MPDELMGRHPEVTQDARELVELATTEEGVGELLRRGLDWVSRVVPFDLATLFLLKEGRLEAVAARGPLANQAVRKHSLRLADFPSLKQALETRRARAFTEEDHSHGDGDPFDGVLDLPAGHSCMVVPLCAGERCYGVLTLDRVQCETYAQPVVDLVEVYGQMLATALQGAEQRATAERLHRQDHEHAKLLESQLGGDSEGILETSLSPVMRDLSLRARQVAETDTPVLITGETGTGKERLARAIHRWSARADQPFVSLNCAAIPAGLLESELFGHVKGAFTGANRDRAGRFQMAHGGTLLLDEIGELPVELQAKLLRALQEKSFEPVGSDKTVRADVRILAATHVDLHQAIAQKRFREDLFYRLSVFPLRLPPLRERREDLPQLTAFLLEEQAKRTGRRGMRVTASGLTRLASYDWPGNLRELANALERATILTRGQELTAQSFDLANGERAREVSGPVSVEETPAPLPAGAKVPTLAAVQREHILRVLTLTRGRVYGEGGAAALLGLKPSTLQSRMKKLGIERLEGFTAAEDA; encoded by the coding sequence ATGCCGGATGAACTGATGGGGCGCCACCCGGAAGTGACGCAGGATGCTCGGGAGCTGGTCGAGCTGGCAACCACCGAAGAAGGGGTGGGAGAGCTGCTCCGTCGGGGATTGGACTGGGTGTCGCGCGTGGTGCCCTTCGACCTGGCCACGCTGTTCCTCCTCAAGGAGGGGCGGCTGGAGGCGGTGGCGGCGCGCGGCCCGCTCGCGAACCAGGCGGTGCGCAAGCATTCGCTGCGGCTGGCGGACTTCCCGTCCTTGAAGCAGGCGCTGGAGACGCGGCGCGCGCGGGCCTTCACGGAGGAGGACCACTCGCACGGGGATGGCGACCCGTTCGATGGGGTGTTGGACCTGCCCGCGGGGCACTCATGCATGGTGGTGCCGCTGTGCGCGGGGGAGCGCTGCTACGGCGTGCTCACGCTGGACCGCGTGCAGTGTGAGACGTACGCGCAGCCGGTGGTGGACCTGGTGGAGGTCTACGGCCAGATGCTGGCGACCGCGCTCCAGGGCGCGGAGCAGCGCGCGACGGCGGAGCGGCTGCACCGTCAGGACCACGAGCACGCGAAGCTGCTGGAGTCGCAGCTGGGCGGGGACTCGGAAGGCATCCTGGAGACGTCCCTGAGTCCGGTGATGCGCGACCTGTCCTTGCGCGCGCGGCAGGTGGCGGAGACGGACACGCCCGTGCTGATTACCGGAGAGACGGGCACGGGCAAGGAGCGGCTGGCGCGGGCCATCCACCGCTGGAGCGCGCGGGCGGATCAGCCCTTCGTGTCGCTCAACTGCGCGGCCATTCCCGCGGGCCTGCTGGAGAGCGAGCTGTTCGGCCACGTGAAGGGGGCCTTCACCGGCGCGAACCGCGACCGGGCGGGCCGCTTCCAGATGGCGCACGGAGGCACGCTGCTCCTGGATGAGATTGGCGAACTGCCGGTGGAGCTGCAGGCGAAGCTGCTGCGCGCGCTCCAGGAGAAGTCGTTCGAGCCCGTGGGCAGCGACAAGACGGTGCGGGCGGACGTGCGCATCCTCGCGGCGACGCACGTGGACCTGCACCAGGCCATCGCGCAGAAGCGCTTCCGCGAGGACCTCTTCTATCGTCTGAGCGTCTTCCCCTTGAGGCTGCCGCCCCTGCGCGAGCGGCGCGAGGACCTGCCGCAGCTCACCGCGTTCCTCCTGGAGGAGCAGGCGAAGCGCACGGGCCGGCGGGGCATGCGGGTGACGGCGTCAGGGCTGACGCGGCTGGCGTCCTACGACTGGCCCGGCAACCTGCGCGAGCTGGCGAACGCGCTGGAGCGCGCCACCATCCTCACGCGCGGCCAGGAGCTGACGGCGCAGTCCTTCGATCTGGCGAACGGCGAGCGCGCGCGGGAGGTGTCGGGCCCGGTGTCGGTGGAGGAGACTCCGGCGCCGCTGCCCGCGGGGGCGAAGGTGCCCACGCTGGCGGCGGTGCAGCGCGAGCACATCCTGCGGGTGCTCACGCTCACCCGGGGCCGCGTCTACGGTGAAGGCGGCGCGGCGGCGCTGCTGGGGCTCAAGCCGTCCACGTTGCAGAGCCGGATGAAGAAGCTGGGCATCGAGCGGTTGGAGGGCTTCACCGCCGCCGAGGACGCGTGA